From Astatotilapia calliptera chromosome 19, fAstCal1.2, whole genome shotgun sequence, a single genomic window includes:
- the LOC113012322 gene encoding rho-related GTP-binding protein RhoV-like, protein MACHRTDKANRMREEVSCMLVGDGAVGKTSMVISYIFNGYNTEYRQTAFDVFTGLVHVNGIPTHIKLIDTAGQEMFGHLHSLCYAHVDVFILCFSLVNPISFDNITSKWIPQIRAANPISPIVLVGTQSDLRHSVDVLIHLNQRGTRPVLFNKARRLASRIRAHDYVECSALTQHNLKDAFDCAVFAAIKHKHGGTKYKKLNLLNSLKSLYDGGWRKIFRFL, encoded by the exons ATGGCCTGTCATAGAACTGATAAAGCAaacagaatgagagaagaagtgaGCTGCATGCTGGTTGGTGATGGAGCAGTGGGAAAAACCAGCATGGTTATCAGTTACATCTTCAATGGATACAACACTGAGTACAGGCAAACTGCATTTGATGTTTTCACAG GATTAGTTCATGTGAATGGAATCCCAACCCACATTAAGCTGATAGATACTGCTGGACAG gagatgtttggccatctGCACTCTCTGTGCTATGCCCATGTGGACGTCTTCATCctctgcttcagcctcgtcAACCCCATCTCATTTGACAATATCACCTCCAAATGGATCCCACAGATTCGAGCCGCCAACCCAATCTCCCCCATCGTTCTGGTTGGAACTCAGTCAGACCTTCGACACAGTGTGGACGTCCTCATTCATCTGAACCAGCGGGGCACCAGACCGGTGCTCTTTAACAAGGCCAGACGGCTCGCGAGCAGGATCAGAGCTCATGACTACGTGGAGTGCTCGGCTCTCACACAGCACAACCTTAAAGACGCCTTTGACTGTGCTGTATTTGCTGCCATTAAGCACAAGCACGGTGGCACTAAATACAAAAAGCTCAATTTGCTTAACAGTTTAAAGTCTCTTTATGATGGTGGATGGAGGAAAATCTTTAGATTCTTGTGA